Proteins encoded within one genomic window of Saccharopolyspora pogona:
- a CDS encoding GNAT family N-acetyltransferase, protein MLCVNQHGTVEPVGVGEPVVVGLLREYTDEMASRYYGRPATGAEVDEAIAEDPNDGLYPPEGVFLLVRNGAEPFGCVGIRPLEPGIAELKRMYVRPQARGLGVAARLLAAVEQHAQDLGFQAIRLDTRADLVEARNLYAKHGFREIPAYNNGPYAEHWFEKKLP, encoded by the coding sequence ATGCTATGCGTGAACCAGCACGGGACTGTCGAACCGGTCGGCGTGGGCGAACCCGTCGTCGTCGGGCTGCTGCGCGAGTACACGGACGAGATGGCCAGCAGGTACTACGGCCGCCCGGCCACCGGGGCCGAGGTCGACGAGGCGATCGCGGAAGACCCCAACGACGGCCTGTACCCGCCGGAGGGCGTGTTCCTGCTGGTCCGCAACGGGGCGGAGCCGTTCGGCTGCGTCGGTATCCGCCCGCTCGAACCCGGTATCGCCGAGCTCAAGCGGATGTACGTCCGGCCGCAGGCCCGCGGCCTCGGCGTCGCCGCCCGGCTGCTGGCCGCCGTCGAGCAGCACGCGCAGGACCTCGGGTTCCAGGCGATCCGCCTGGACACCCGCGCCGATCTCGTGGAGGCGCGCAACCTCTACGCCAAGCACGGTTTCCGAGAAATCCCGGCGTACAACAACGGCCCTTACGCCGAGCACTGGTTCGAGAAGAAGCTGCCATGA
- a CDS encoding RNA-guided endonuclease InsQ/TnpB family protein, with amino-acid sequence MLATRASSRVTDVGRRTNTRSAFSLRDGKLKLAKHNAPLEYVWSWGAEVLQSLNPTMVIVSREPDGRWYVTFAVDTDEPEHAPATGRTVGVDLGVKDFAVLSTGEKIPNAGHLDRKARNLARYQRQMARKQRGSANRRKAQAKVARAHRKVRHARQDFLHRTSTDLVRNNDLVAVEDLAVKNMVRNRKLAKAISDCGWSEFRRQLEYKAERAGKIVVVVDRWYPSSKTCSNCGHLLKNLKLSVRHWTCPDCGTRHDRDHNAAKNILAAGRAVAGWKSGDACGAGVSRGELARAQSAMKQETQPVKVGFPRL; translated from the coding sequence GTGCTCGCTACCCGCGCTTCAAGTCGCGTAACGGACGTCGGTCGGCGCACTAACACGCGCAGCGCGTTTAGCCTGCGCGATGGAAAGCTGAAGCTGGCCAAGCACAACGCGCCGCTTGAGTATGTGTGGTCCTGGGGTGCAGAGGTTCTTCAGTCTCTGAATCCGACTATGGTGATCGTTTCCCGCGAGCCTGACGGCCGCTGGTACGTGACCTTCGCCGTGGACACCGACGAGCCCGAACACGCCCCGGCCACCGGCCGCACGGTCGGCGTTGACCTGGGTGTGAAAGACTTCGCTGTGCTGTCCACCGGGGAGAAGATCCCCAACGCTGGCCACTTGGACCGTAAGGCCCGCAACCTTGCCCGCTATCAACGTCAGATGGCCCGCAAGCAGCGCGGTTCAGCGAACCGCCGCAAGGCTCAAGCCAAGGTTGCCCGGGCGCACCGCAAGGTGCGGCACGCGCGGCAGGACTTCCTGCACCGCACCTCAACGGACCTGGTTCGTAACAATGACCTGGTCGCGGTCGAAGACCTCGCGGTGAAGAACATGGTCCGCAACCGAAAACTGGCCAAGGCGATCTCCGATTGCGGGTGGAGCGAGTTCCGGCGCCAGCTCGAATACAAAGCCGAGCGAGCGGGAAAGATCGTCGTTGTCGTTGACCGCTGGTACCCGAGCTCAAAGACCTGCTCGAACTGCGGGCACCTGCTGAAGAACCTGAAACTGTCGGTGCGGCACTGGACGTGCCCCGACTGCGGCACTCGGCACGACCGGGACCACAACGCCGCGAAGAACATCCTTGCCGCTGGTCGAGCGGTAGCCGGGTGGAAATCCGGCGATGCCTGTGGAGCTGGTGTAAGCCGGGGCGAGCTTGCTCGCGCGCAGTCGGCTATGAAGCAGGAAACCCAACCTGTGAAGGTTGGATTCCCCCGCCTTTAG
- a CDS encoding SDR family NAD(P)-dependent oxidoreductase → MAADITDEQQFAAALDTADEIGPLRALVHCAGAGAGAGAGTGAGARIRLVEKDGQPGAVEPFEKVIALNLIGSSNALRLGAARMAKHDAVDDERGAIVLTASVAAFEGQIGQIAYTASKSAIVGMTLCSARDLASKAIRVCTIAPGIMDTPLLGRLREDVRKPRPTRSAAPP, encoded by the coding sequence GTGGCCGCCGACATCACGGACGAGCAGCAGTTCGCCGCCGCCTTGGACACCGCCGACGAGATCGGGCCGCTGCGTGCGCTGGTGCACTGCGCCGGGGCCGGGGCCGGGGCCGGGGCTGGGACTGGGGCCGGGGCGCGGATCCGGCTGGTGGAGAAGGACGGCCAGCCAGGGGCGGTGGAGCCGTTCGAGAAGGTCATCGCGCTCAACCTGATCGGCTCCTCCAACGCGCTGCGGCTGGGCGCTGCCCGGATGGCCAAGCACGATGCGGTCGACGACGAGCGCGGCGCGATCGTGCTGACCGCTTCGGTGGCGGCGTTCGAGGGGCAGATCGGGCAGATCGCCTACACCGCTTCGAAGTCGGCCATCGTCGGCATGACGCTGTGCTCGGCGCGCGACCTGGCGAGCAAGGCGATCCGGGTGTGCACCATCGCGCCCGGCATCATGGACACCCCGCTGCTGGGCCGGCTGCGCGAGGACGTGCGCAAGCCACGCCCCACGCGATCGGCAGCGCCACCGTGA
- a CDS encoding SixA phosphatase family protein, which yields MTDAQRKLVLIRHAKSSWPDDADDFDRPLADRGRRDAPEVGQWLRKHAAAIELVLCSPAVRARRTWELAAPEIPAEPALKYDDRIYAASARELLAVIHEIPPAVMTAVVVGHNPGLEDLTELLTGEPAELKTAAIALLSSPAEWSEVAESWATDATYAKPRG from the coding sequence ATGACCGATGCGCAGCGGAAACTGGTGCTGATCCGGCACGCGAAGTCGTCCTGGCCGGACGACGCCGACGACTTCGACCGTCCGCTGGCCGACCGGGGCCGCCGCGACGCACCCGAGGTCGGCCAGTGGCTGCGCAAGCACGCCGCGGCGATCGAGCTCGTGCTGTGCTCCCCCGCGGTGCGCGCCCGGCGGACCTGGGAGCTGGCCGCCCCGGAGATCCCGGCCGAACCGGCGCTCAAGTACGACGACCGGATCTACGCGGCCTCGGCCCGCGAACTCCTGGCGGTCATCCACGAGATCCCGCCCGCGGTCATGACGGCGGTCGTGGTCGGCCACAACCCGGGCTTGGAAGACCTGACCGAACTCCTCACGGGCGAACCGGCGGAGCTGAAAACAGCGGCGATCGCGCTCCTCTCCAGCCCCGCGGAGTGGTCCGAGGTAGCGGAATCCTGGGCAACCGACGCGACCTACGCCAAACCCCGCGGCTAG
- a CDS encoding GNAT family N-acetyltransferase, with product MGGIRPQVIPTERLGLVPLRIDHAEDMSSALADPALYDFIGGAPLTPRELRSRYERMLAGSPDPEVSWCNWVIQVRDEPRLVGTVQATIGPGYPGPVAEIAWIVGTAWQRRGIAKEAARGLVDWLRRKPVRAVLAHIHPDHRASAAVATATGLEPTGQWHDGELTWRLTLDHDVS from the coding sequence ATGGGTGGCATCAGGCCGCAAGTGATCCCGACCGAACGGCTCGGGCTGGTGCCGCTGCGCATCGACCACGCGGAGGATATGTCGAGCGCGCTGGCCGACCCGGCGCTGTACGACTTCATCGGTGGTGCGCCGCTGACGCCACGGGAACTGCGGTCCCGCTACGAGCGGATGCTCGCCGGCTCACCGGATCCCGAGGTGTCCTGGTGCAACTGGGTGATCCAGGTGCGCGACGAGCCGCGCCTCGTCGGCACGGTCCAGGCGACGATCGGCCCCGGCTACCCGGGACCGGTTGCCGAGATCGCCTGGATCGTGGGAACCGCCTGGCAACGCCGAGGCATCGCCAAGGAAGCGGCGCGAGGCCTGGTGGACTGGCTCCGCCGAAAGCCGGTGCGCGCGGTGCTCGCCCACATCCACCCGGACCACCGAGCATCCGCGGCGGTGGCAACGGCGACCGGTCTGGAACCAACGGGCCAATGGCACGACGGAGAACTGACCTGGCGCCTGACTCTCGACCACGACGTGAGCTGA
- a CDS encoding xanthine dehydrogenase family protein molybdopterin-binding subunit: MVGSLLGTEVQRVEDPELLRGRGTYVGNLELEGMLHLGFVRSPVAHAQIGSIDVAAAAAAPGIVAAFSAADLDVPIPPPFVDLNPNVKRPPLATDRVRFVGEAVAVVVGESAAAVADAIELVDVDYDPLPVVADPEQALDPEAEQQFPELGSNVAGGYRDSAGADVLAGADVVVRARIENQRVAVVPLEGNAIAVQPGGPDEEYEVTVHVSTQMPHLLRDGVAKAFGWEPERVRVSSPHVGGGFGGKAGVTSEHAVAIAAAKRLGRPVRWIETRSENMQAMPQGRAQVQYAELGLKRDGTIVGLRCRVIGDSGAYAGWGGALALSSTRMMAQGVYQIPKISYDALAAITNTTPTGAFRGAGRPEAAAMLERLMDLAAAELEMDPIALRRKNFLVPEVFPYKTAVGANYDSGDYALPFDEALRLADYDALRAEQARRIDAGEKVLLGIGVSAYVEITGGGAGDYAEVEVHENGARIKVGTSAHGQGHATSFAMIVSDTLGIPMESIEFVQSDTAEVPRGGGTGGSRSLQIAGSAVQEAGQEVLQKAKELAASRMEASVDDIQLTDGGELGVAGVPSATIAWAELARAAGEDGGRLAANIDFVPGGATFPFGAHVSVVEVDVETGFVRPLRHIAVDDCGRVLNPMIVRGQQHGGAAQGIAQALWEQVTFDAEGNPETGTLADYTIPSAADLPSFEASNTETPSPHNPLGAKGIGESATVGSTPAVQNAVVDALKHLGVRHVDMPTTPERVWKAIQAGGSATHWQEPPAAFDALPVRPEDAPDDADEAVA, encoded by the coding sequence ATGGTGGGTTCATTACTGGGGACCGAGGTCCAACGGGTCGAAGACCCGGAACTGCTCCGCGGTCGGGGCACCTACGTCGGCAACCTCGAACTGGAGGGCATGCTGCACCTCGGGTTCGTCCGCTCGCCGGTCGCGCACGCGCAGATCGGCAGCATCGACGTCGCAGCGGCCGCCGCCGCGCCGGGCATCGTCGCCGCGTTCTCCGCGGCCGACCTGGACGTGCCGATCCCACCGCCGTTCGTCGACCTCAACCCGAACGTCAAGCGACCCCCGCTGGCCACCGACCGGGTTCGGTTCGTCGGCGAGGCGGTCGCGGTGGTCGTCGGCGAGAGCGCCGCTGCGGTCGCCGACGCGATCGAGCTGGTCGACGTCGACTACGACCCGCTGCCCGTCGTTGCGGACCCGGAGCAGGCCCTGGATCCCGAGGCGGAGCAGCAGTTCCCGGAGCTGGGGTCGAACGTGGCCGGTGGGTACCGTGACTCGGCCGGGGCGGACGTGCTGGCCGGGGCGGATGTCGTGGTGCGGGCCCGCATCGAGAACCAGCGCGTCGCGGTGGTTCCGCTGGAGGGCAACGCGATCGCGGTGCAGCCGGGCGGCCCGGACGAGGAGTACGAGGTCACGGTGCACGTCTCGACGCAGATGCCGCACCTCCTGCGCGACGGGGTGGCCAAGGCCTTCGGTTGGGAGCCGGAGCGGGTGCGGGTGAGCTCCCCGCACGTTGGCGGCGGGTTCGGCGGCAAGGCCGGGGTGACCTCGGAGCACGCGGTCGCCATCGCGGCGGCCAAGCGCCTGGGACGCCCGGTCCGGTGGATCGAGACGCGCTCGGAGAACATGCAGGCGATGCCACAAGGTCGCGCGCAGGTGCAGTACGCGGAGCTGGGGCTCAAGCGCGACGGCACCATCGTCGGCCTGCGCTGCCGTGTCATCGGCGACTCCGGCGCTTACGCGGGCTGGGGCGGCGCGCTGGCCTTGAGCTCGACGCGCATGATGGCGCAGGGCGTCTACCAGATCCCGAAGATCAGCTACGACGCGCTCGCCGCGATCACCAACACCACGCCGACCGGCGCATTCCGCGGCGCGGGGCGGCCGGAGGCAGCGGCGATGCTGGAGCGGCTGATGGACCTGGCCGCGGCCGAGCTTGAGATGGATCCGATTGCGTTGCGGCGCAAGAACTTCCTCGTTCCGGAGGTCTTCCCGTACAAGACGGCGGTCGGCGCCAATTACGACAGCGGCGACTACGCGCTGCCCTTCGACGAGGCGCTCCGGCTGGCCGACTACGACGCGCTGCGTGCCGAGCAGGCGCGTCGCATCGACGCCGGTGAGAAAGTGCTGCTGGGCATCGGTGTGAGCGCCTACGTAGAGATCACCGGCGGTGGTGCGGGGGACTACGCCGAGGTCGAGGTGCACGAGAACGGCGCCCGGATCAAGGTCGGCACGTCCGCGCACGGCCAGGGACACGCCACCTCCTTCGCGATGATCGTCTCCGACACGCTGGGCATTCCGATGGAGTCGATCGAGTTCGTGCAGTCCGACACGGCGGAGGTGCCGCGCGGCGGCGGGACGGGCGGGTCCCGGTCGCTGCAGATCGCCGGCAGCGCCGTGCAGGAGGCCGGCCAGGAAGTGTTGCAGAAGGCCAAGGAGCTGGCGGCGTCCCGGATGGAGGCGTCCGTCGACGACATCCAGCTGACCGACGGCGGCGAGCTCGGCGTGGCCGGGGTGCCGAGCGCGACGATCGCCTGGGCGGAGCTCGCCCGCGCCGCCGGCGAGGACGGCGGGCGGCTGGCCGCGAACATCGACTTCGTGCCGGGCGGCGCGACGTTCCCGTTCGGCGCGCACGTGTCGGTGGTCGAGGTGGACGTGGAGACCGGGTTCGTCCGGCCGCTGCGGCACATTGCGGTGGACGACTGCGGCCGGGTGCTCAACCCGATGATCGTGCGCGGCCAGCAGCACGGCGGCGCGGCCCAGGGCATTGCGCAGGCGCTGTGGGAGCAGGTGACCTTCGACGCCGAGGGCAACCCGGAGACCGGCACCCTCGCCGACTACACGATCCCGTCCGCGGCGGACCTGCCGTCCTTCGAGGCGTCGAACACCGAGACGCCGAGCCCGCACAACCCGTTGGGTGCCAAGGGAATCGGCGAGTCCGCCACCGTCGGTTCCACGCCTGCGGTGCAGAACGCGGTGGTGGACGCGCTCAAGCACCTCGGGGTGCGGCACGTCGACATGCCCACCACCCCGGAACGGGTGTGGAAGGCGATCCAGGCCGGTGGGTCGGCGACGCACTGGCAGGAGCCGCCGGCGGCCTTCGACGCGCTGCCGGTGCGTCCTGAGGACGCGCCGGACGACGCGGACGAAGCCGTGGCCTGA
- a CDS encoding DUF4383 domain-containing protein, producing the protein MDSRWASRWRRPETRWQLMLGAEGLVLVLLGLLGLSNAGWRASGDVPVLVVFHLNTAHSVLLLIVGVLALLAAPWRRGVALFAVLQMVGGVLLFVYGTAESTAGEGRTPFLLHPAENFLHAALAVLGFIILCGVESTPRPARPRRRLVARH; encoded by the coding sequence ATGGATTCCCGTTGGGCCTCGCGCTGGCGGCGTCCGGAGACGCGTTGGCAGCTGATGCTCGGCGCGGAGGGACTGGTGCTGGTCCTGCTCGGCTTACTGGGGCTGTCGAATGCCGGTTGGCGGGCATCTGGGGACGTCCCGGTGCTGGTGGTCTTTCACCTCAACACGGCGCACAGCGTCCTGCTGCTGATCGTCGGCGTGCTGGCGCTGCTCGCCGCTCCGTGGCGGCGCGGGGTGGCGTTGTTCGCCGTGCTGCAGATGGTCGGCGGCGTGTTGCTGTTCGTCTACGGCACCGCGGAAAGCACTGCGGGCGAAGGGCGAACGCCGTTCCTGCTGCACCCCGCCGAGAACTTCCTGCACGCGGCGCTGGCCGTGCTGGGCTTCATCATCCTGTGCGGAGTGGAGTCGACGCCGCGCCCGGCCCGACCACGTCGCCGCCTGGTCGCCAGGCACTGA
- a CDS encoding alpha/beta fold hydrolase translates to MGWELPEQYESPHGTVRWASLGQGDPVVLLHGTPFSSYVWRDVAGVLSARHQVFVWDMPGYGRSEKRDGQDVSLAAQQEVFTGLLRHWGLRAPSVVAHDFGGAVALRSTLLDGVRYGRLALVDAVSVRPWGSDFFRLVQENSDVFAALPPNLHEALVRAYIATAAHRELRGEVLDALVAPWLGEAGQPAFYRQIGQADERFTREVEDRYAEVDCPVVIAWGDHDTWLPPDRAKNLAQRIPHADLNWIAGAGHLVQEDNPAALATLINDFLAS, encoded by the coding sequence ATGGGCTGGGAGCTGCCGGAGCAGTACGAGTCGCCGCACGGGACGGTCCGCTGGGCGAGCCTGGGGCAGGGGGACCCGGTGGTGCTGCTGCACGGGACACCGTTCTCGTCGTACGTCTGGCGCGACGTCGCCGGCGTGCTCAGCGCCCGGCACCAGGTGTTCGTCTGGGACATGCCGGGCTACGGGCGGTCGGAGAAGCGCGACGGCCAGGACGTCTCGCTGGCGGCCCAGCAGGAGGTGTTCACCGGCCTGCTGCGGCACTGGGGCCTGCGCGCTCCCTCGGTGGTCGCCCACGACTTCGGCGGAGCGGTGGCGCTGCGATCGACGTTGCTCGACGGTGTCCGATATGGACGGCTGGCGCTGGTCGACGCGGTCAGCGTGCGCCCGTGGGGATCGGACTTCTTCCGCCTGGTGCAGGAGAATTCCGACGTCTTCGCGGCGTTGCCGCCGAACCTGCACGAGGCGCTGGTCCGCGCCTACATCGCGACGGCGGCGCACCGCGAACTGCGCGGCGAGGTGCTCGACGCGCTGGTCGCACCTTGGCTTGGCGAGGCTGGCCAACCGGCGTTCTACCGCCAGATCGGCCAGGCCGACGAACGCTTCACCCGAGAGGTGGAGGACCGCTACGCGGAAGTCGACTGCCCGGTCGTGATCGCCTGGGGTGACCACGACACCTGGCTACCGCCGGACCGCGCGAAGAACCTGGCGCAGCGGATCCCGCATGCCGACCTGAACTGGATCGCCGGGGCCGGGCACCTGGTCCAGGAAGACAACCCGGCGGCCCTCGCAACGCTGATCAACGACTTCCTCGCCAGCTAA
- a CDS encoding TlpA family protein disulfide reductase encodes MAVLFGLSGLLEDRSEPYGPGLGAVLQIDADVADFDDGGDCDGGDRVRFAYISPLCGHCRVMLPESGAAAATLPVMLLSADEPEEVREYLDGQEISLPLVTGPDVFDANSVPGPPYAVVTTGSGVVLSHGGSNRPEQLASLLADAGSWLRGPNRPIGPLWADIAELGTKIKEIA; translated from the coding sequence GTGGCGGTGTTGTTCGGGTTGTCCGGACTACTCGAGGACCGCTCGGAGCCGTACGGCCCGGGGTTGGGAGCTGTGCTTCAGATTGATGCCGATGTGGCTGATTTCGACGACGGTGGCGACTGCGACGGTGGCGACCGCGTCCGTTTCGCCTATATTTCCCCGCTTTGCGGCCATTGCCGGGTGATGCTGCCAGAATCCGGCGCGGCCGCCGCGACGTTGCCCGTGATGCTGCTGAGCGCTGATGAGCCGGAAGAGGTCCGGGAGTACCTCGACGGGCAGGAGATCTCGCTGCCGTTGGTGACCGGCCCGGACGTCTTCGACGCCAACAGCGTTCCGGGCCCGCCGTACGCCGTCGTCACCACCGGTTCCGGTGTGGTGCTGTCGCACGGCGGCTCGAACCGGCCGGAGCAGCTGGCGAGCCTGCTGGCGGATGCCGGGAGCTGGCTGCGGGGTCCCAATCGGCCGATTGGTCCTCTGTGGGCGGACATCGCCGAATTGGGTACCAAGATCAAGGAAATCGCGTGA
- a CDS encoding RNA-guided endonuclease InsQ/TnpB family protein, whose protein sequence is MRTAYKVRAYPDPGQAAQLGRTFGCVRLVWNKTLAERHRSYHATGTKTSYKETDAALTAWKKTEELAFLSEVSSVPLQQTLRHQHTAYANFFAGRARYPRFKSRNGRRSAH, encoded by the coding sequence GTGAGGACGGCGTACAAGGTTCGGGCCTATCCCGACCCCGGGCAAGCGGCCCAGCTGGGCCGGACGTTCGGGTGCGTTCGCCTCGTGTGGAACAAGACCCTCGCCGAACGCCACCGCTCCTACCACGCAACCGGCACAAAGACCTCCTACAAGGAGACCGACGCCGCGCTGACCGCGTGGAAGAAGACCGAAGAGCTGGCGTTTCTGTCCGAGGTGTCGTCGGTGCCGTTGCAGCAGACGTTGCGGCACCAGCACACCGCCTACGCGAACTTCTTCGCTGGACGTGCTCGCTACCCGCGCTTCAAGTCGCGTAACGGACGTCGGTCGGCGCACTAA
- a CDS encoding CGNR zinc finger domain-containing protein: MTYDRPAAPGDLQAVETFGNSARFLHGEDAFADLASTRDWLRTREWHDAAGELDESAHRQLVRAREAIREHLAGTDSAEVNDYARRLLPPPQWQDGQVVIPTTHGTAAERLIGRLIATLVIDGLTGKPGRLKVCRAEDCRWLYYDRSPGNNSIWCSMDICGARHKMRAYRTRRTRSGNE; the protein is encoded by the coding sequence GTGACATACGACCGACCGGCCGCGCCAGGCGACCTCCAAGCAGTCGAGACGTTCGGCAATTCCGCGCGTTTCCTGCACGGCGAGGACGCCTTCGCGGACCTGGCGAGCACCCGGGACTGGTTGCGCACGCGCGAATGGCACGACGCCGCCGGCGAACTGGACGAATCCGCGCACCGACAACTGGTGCGCGCCCGCGAGGCGATCCGCGAACATCTCGCCGGAACCGACTCAGCGGAGGTGAACGACTACGCACGCCGCCTCCTGCCGCCGCCGCAGTGGCAGGACGGCCAGGTGGTGATCCCGACGACGCACGGCACCGCGGCCGAGCGGCTGATCGGCCGGCTGATCGCGACCCTCGTCATCGACGGGCTGACCGGCAAGCCTGGCCGGCTCAAGGTCTGCCGCGCCGAAGACTGCCGCTGGCTCTACTACGACCGCTCCCCCGGCAACAACAGCATCTGGTGCAGCATGGACATCTGCGGAGCACGCCACAAGATGCGCGCCTACCGAACGCGCCGAACCCGTTCGGGGAATGAGTGA